One Mycobacteroides salmoniphilum DNA segment encodes these proteins:
- a CDS encoding class I SAM-dependent methyltransferase produces MTAVTSACRLCDSTGPHRTLEVREMMFGTREVFEYFSCAACDTLQIVNALEGEELMRHYPAAYYSHNGSAQPKAFQWLVTQRDLFKLRSGGRIFGPALASPVPEGIFRVLLGGDAVKMLAALGIGRDARILDVGCGSGALLDRLARVGFVSLVGADPFIAEDGQSRERIPLLKRYLSDVTGEFDLIMFNHSLEHMPDPVATLEVASRKLTDGGMCLARVPTTSSEAWSVYGADWVQADAPRHMVIPSRRGMALAAERAGLRVAQTFDDSTFGQFTGSEAYRGDVPVTDPKILRMFRPTQIWEWEKRATRLNQQNRGDQTGFVLRVK; encoded by the coding sequence ATGACGGCGGTTACCAGTGCGTGCCGGCTGTGCGACTCGACTGGCCCCCATCGAACGCTAGAGGTTCGCGAGATGATGTTCGGCACCCGCGAGGTGTTCGAATACTTCAGCTGCGCCGCGTGCGACACGTTGCAGATCGTCAACGCGCTTGAGGGTGAAGAGCTCATGCGGCATTACCCCGCGGCCTACTACTCGCACAACGGTTCGGCCCAGCCGAAGGCCTTTCAATGGCTGGTCACACAGCGAGACCTATTTAAACTACGAAGCGGGGGAAGGATATTTGGGCCGGCTCTGGCTTCTCCCGTGCCGGAGGGCATCTTCCGTGTGCTGCTCGGGGGGGATGCTGTCAAGATGCTCGCCGCGCTTGGAATTGGGCGCGATGCGCGGATCTTGGATGTTGGATGTGGAAGCGGTGCGTTACTGGACCGGCTCGCGAGGGTCGGGTTCGTCAGCTTGGTCGGAGCTGACCCGTTCATCGCAGAGGATGGCCAGTCGCGTGAACGCATACCGCTACTGAAGCGCTATTTGAGTGATGTGACAGGCGAATTCGATCTCATCATGTTCAATCATTCGCTCGAACACATGCCCGATCCGGTGGCCACGCTCGAGGTGGCGTCCAGAAAGTTGACCGACGGCGGCATGTGCCTGGCCCGGGTGCCCACGACGTCATCCGAGGCGTGGTCCGTCTATGGAGCCGATTGGGTGCAGGCCGATGCACCTCGGCACATGGTCATACCGTCACGACGGGGAATGGCTCTGGCCGCAGAGCGTGCCGGCCTGCGCGTCGCGCAGACATTTGATGATTCAACTTTTGGTCAGTTCACCGGAAGCGAAGCCTATCGGGGTGATGTTCCGGTGACCGACCCCAAAATCCTTCGTATGTTTCGGCCCACGCAGATCTGGGAATGGGAGAAGCGGGCCACACGGCTCAATCAGCAGAACCGTGGTGACCAGACCGGTTTTGTGCTGCGGGTCAAGTGA
- a CDS encoding GAP family protein, with amino-acid sequence MWGSVLALVVLVALNPIRLGITLLVISRPQPVQNLLVYWAGCLIGCIPAVVAPLTLLHVTPMFRSFAQGVASSPAIRHVQLGMGVLALSVAALIAVWPRLRRRQLQYAGADVVAPELNPPTQNPISRLLGRTADTTPDGGSLVRRLLRRAGSAWENGSLWVAFLIGLLLGGIEPDAGLFLIAILVSSGAALGTQITVAVVFILGVLAIVELTLISYLVAPTKTQAVVQLLHDWALTHRRKILIAMCIVAGISLLIHGLSGV; translated from the coding sequence GTGTGGGGATCGGTGCTAGCACTCGTGGTACTGGTCGCCCTGAATCCGATACGCCTGGGCATCACCCTCCTCGTGATCTCTCGGCCGCAGCCCGTGCAAAATCTGCTCGTCTACTGGGCGGGCTGTCTCATCGGTTGCATTCCCGCCGTGGTGGCACCACTGACACTGCTGCATGTCACGCCGATGTTCAGATCATTCGCACAGGGCGTGGCGAGTAGCCCGGCGATTCGCCACGTTCAACTCGGTATGGGTGTGCTCGCGCTATCGGTTGCCGCGCTCATAGCGGTGTGGCCACGTCTGCGCCGGCGTCAGCTGCAGTACGCGGGTGCAGATGTAGTGGCCCCGGAGCTGAATCCGCCAACGCAGAACCCGATCTCACGACTCCTGGGGCGGACCGCGGACACCACGCCCGACGGAGGGTCTCTCGTCCGGCGACTGCTGCGCCGAGCCGGTAGTGCGTGGGAAAACGGATCACTCTGGGTCGCCTTCCTGATCGGCCTGCTACTGGGCGGTATCGAACCGGACGCAGGCCTGTTCCTCATAGCCATTCTGGTGAGCTCAGGTGCCGCGCTCGGGACGCAGATCACCGTTGCAGTCGTCTTCATCCTCGGTGTGCTGGCGATTGTCGAACTGACGCTGATCAGCTATCTGGTCGCGCCCACGAAAACCCAAGCGGTTGTGCAGTTGTTGCATGACTGGGCGTTGACTCATCGGCGGAAGATTCTGATAGCCATGTGCATAGTGGCTGGGATATCACTTCTCATCCACGGGCTGAGCGGCGTCTGA
- a CDS encoding GAP family protein — MWGLLLAMAIMFAVNPVLLAIIVLMISRPQPVQNLAAYWMGSMIVSLAGLLIPLMVLHIAPSVRTFVEDMATPGNSITTRVVNLGMGVLMLSIAAMMTARSVRQRMRVRVSVGDASDQTRDAQTPTPITSPFGTLQDEDAEGGSVFRRLLRHLQKAWENGALWVAFVFGLAGLPPPMLVVFVLTPIVASGSPIGTQVIAVILFVFGMFTVVELTLVSYLVAPAKTLAVLRPLHDWALAHRRQMLITIFSVAGIIQVVNGVA, encoded by the coding sequence GTGTGGGGTCTACTGCTCGCGATGGCGATCATGTTCGCGGTCAATCCGGTACTACTCGCCATCATCGTCCTGATGATCTCGAGGCCTCAGCCGGTCCAGAATCTCGCGGCATACTGGATGGGCAGCATGATCGTGAGTCTTGCGGGTCTGCTGATACCGCTGATGGTGTTGCACATAGCACCGTCGGTTCGCACCTTCGTGGAAGACATGGCCACGCCGGGCAACAGCATCACCACGCGGGTGGTCAATCTCGGCATGGGCGTTCTGATGCTGTCGATCGCAGCGATGATGACAGCACGCTCGGTCCGTCAGCGGATGCGTGTGCGGGTATCGGTGGGCGACGCCTCTGACCAGACTCGTGATGCACAGACGCCAACCCCCATCACGTCCCCGTTTGGCACCCTCCAGGACGAGGACGCGGAAGGGGGATCGGTGTTCCGACGGCTGCTCCGCCACCTCCAAAAGGCCTGGGAAAACGGGGCGCTGTGGGTCGCCTTCGTGTTCGGCCTGGCCGGCCTACCGCCACCCATGTTGGTGGTCTTCGTACTCACTCCCATCGTGGCCTCGGGTTCCCCAATCGGAACCCAGGTCATCGCCGTCATCCTGTTCGTCTTTGGAATGTTCACGGTGGTTGAGCTCACCCTCGTCAGCTATCTGGTCGCGCCCGCGAAAACCCTTGCGGTACTGCGGCCACTGCACGACTGGGCGTTGGCCCACCGCCGCCAGATGCTGATCACCATATTCTCAGTCGCTGGAATCATTCAGGTAGTCAACGGCGTTGCCTAA
- a CDS encoding sulfotransferase family protein: MMRHDTPAPPRPVALFVMGMARSGTSAITRALSLCGGALPPALAGANQANPRGYWEPRKAIILNERILHRNGSSRFDTTLRLQEEGAFDAGEKAACIAEIRAYLTSLPPAPLLIIKDPRINLLSDMWFEATRLAGYDVATVVAVRHPTEVVASVAAQAAASPEFSSALWLKFNLLAEAHTRDVPRVFVGYANLLEDWRREMKRISVALGVDLDTRDEAAIEEFLENDLRRQKYCGPVTEPFGTDWMSVVYETLCAAAADEPWDPSALERVLESYRISERGFRAMLEDYQRFHKLSRRTRPSMMKLIYEVMATANGRRGTWA, from the coding sequence ATGATGCGGCACGACACTCCTGCGCCGCCCCGCCCGGTGGCTCTGTTTGTGATGGGTATGGCGCGGTCCGGGACATCGGCGATCACCCGGGCGCTGTCGCTGTGCGGCGGCGCTCTGCCACCCGCGCTCGCGGGTGCGAACCAGGCCAACCCCCGGGGCTACTGGGAGCCCCGCAAAGCCATCATCCTCAACGAGAGAATTCTGCACCGGAACGGCAGCTCCAGATTCGACACGACCTTGCGTCTCCAAGAAGAGGGCGCGTTCGATGCCGGTGAGAAGGCTGCCTGTATCGCTGAGATCCGCGCATATCTGACATCGTTGCCGCCGGCGCCACTGCTGATCATCAAGGATCCGAGGATAAATCTACTGTCCGACATGTGGTTTGAGGCAACTCGGCTGGCCGGATACGATGTGGCGACAGTGGTGGCGGTGCGCCACCCGACGGAGGTTGTCGCCTCAGTTGCGGCCCAGGCGGCCGCGTCGCCGGAATTCTCGAGTGCGCTATGGCTCAAGTTCAATCTGTTGGCCGAGGCACACACTCGCGATGTCCCGCGCGTATTCGTGGGGTATGCCAACCTCCTCGAGGATTGGCGCCGGGAAATGAAACGAATCTCGGTAGCGCTCGGGGTCGATCTGGACACCCGCGATGAGGCAGCAATCGAGGAATTCCTCGAAAATGACCTTCGGCGCCAGAAGTATTGTGGGCCAGTAACAGAGCCGTTCGGTACGGACTGGATGTCCGTAGTTTATGAAACGCTCTGTGCGGCTGCTGCCGACGAACCGTGGGATCCGTCGGCATTGGAGCGAGTCTTAGAGTCGTATCGGATTAGTGAACGTGGCTTCCGGGCGATGCTCGAGGATTACCAGAGATTCCACAAGCTGAGCCGGCGCACCCGCCCCTCGATGATGAAGCTGATCTACGAGGTCATGGCGACTGCGAACGGGAGACGTGGGACATGGGCCTGA
- a CDS encoding methyltransferase domain-containing protein, which produces MFYVENRAFDISNMPRGGPDASWLDRRLQTGRLEYLDRDDVDDLKHKVMAALDRAGRRRWIGVHEKCARMALREVAGVRSPKILELGAGLGGLSRKLLEMHPSVQVTITDIDPTFVAAAAASDLGSHPRATVREMDATAIDAVDEQYDLAVFALSLHHLSPDLAARVFASATRAAKKFLIVDLPRPPVALHMALLAVVLPLVRISPLQHDGFISSLRAYSPSALRALAHHADPAIAVEFRTRRGLGPTVVVASRPSVLPP; this is translated from the coding sequence ATGTTCTACGTGGAGAACAGAGCTTTCGATATCTCGAATATGCCTCGGGGTGGTCCGGACGCTTCCTGGTTGGACAGACGATTGCAGACCGGCCGCCTGGAATACCTGGACCGTGACGACGTCGACGATCTCAAGCACAAGGTCATGGCCGCGCTTGATCGCGCTGGGCGGAGACGGTGGATCGGTGTGCACGAGAAATGCGCCCGCATGGCCCTACGCGAGGTCGCTGGTGTGCGCTCGCCGAAGATCCTTGAACTTGGTGCAGGCCTTGGAGGGTTGTCCCGCAAGCTACTGGAAATGCATCCCAGCGTCCAGGTGACGATCACCGACATCGATCCCACGTTCGTGGCGGCGGCCGCCGCCAGTGATCTCGGCAGCCACCCGCGCGCAACGGTGAGGGAAATGGACGCCACCGCAATCGATGCCGTGGATGAGCAATACGATCTCGCGGTGTTTGCCTTGTCGCTGCATCATCTTTCACCTGATCTTGCTGCTCGGGTGTTCGCATCGGCGACGCGCGCGGCGAAGAAGTTCTTGATCGTCGACTTGCCCAGGCCGCCGGTGGCTCTTCACATGGCGTTGTTGGCGGTAGTGCTGCCACTCGTGAGGATCTCGCCGTTGCAGCACGATGGTTTTATCAGTTCCCTGCGCGCCTACAGTCCGTCGGCGCTGCGCGCGCTGGCCCATCATGCCGATCCGGCCATCGCCGTCGAATTCCGGACCCGCCGGGGGCTGGGGCCCACGGTGGTGGTCGCGAGTCGCCCGTCCGTACTACCGCCGTAA